In Methylocystis sp. MJC1, one DNA window encodes the following:
- a CDS encoding 2Fe-2S iron-sulfur cluster-binding protein, giving the protein MFKVSLITRDGAAITFDAEPSETLLDAAERSSIYLPSSCREGGCGACRVGRDHGDVELLPYSGSALSDVERDSGDILLCRAQARSDLALHAPFDQAAVGYAPIPERRAVISEIAPAGSGAVRLVLQYEDNAAFGRAAQFTAGQFVELSLPDGAAKRSYSLANTPNWDGTLEFYIRLQPNGAFSSYLKDRAALGDTLLVRGPQGQFTADEASAAERWFVAGGTGLAPALSMLRQMAEFGDGRGCRLFFGVNRVDELFALDVIEDLKKALPQLIVTTCVWKPEAQWEGFVGTPAQALTHALTGVAELPDIYVCGPPPLIAATESAALAANVAHTRIFSERFTPA; this is encoded by the coding sequence ATGTTCAAAGTCAGCCTAATTACGCGCGATGGCGCGGCGATCACCTTCGACGCCGAGCCTTCGGAAACCTTGCTCGACGCCGCAGAGCGCTCCAGCATCTACCTCCCATCTTCTTGTCGGGAGGGCGGTTGCGGCGCCTGCCGTGTTGGCCGAGATCACGGCGACGTCGAACTCCTGCCTTACAGCGGTTCGGCGCTGAGCGATGTGGAGCGGGATTCCGGCGATATTCTCCTCTGCCGCGCCCAGGCGCGAAGCGACCTCGCCTTGCACGCGCCTTTTGACCAAGCGGCAGTGGGATACGCGCCGATTCCAGAGAGACGAGCGGTCATTTCCGAGATCGCGCCCGCCGGATCGGGCGCAGTGCGCCTTGTTCTGCAATATGAGGACAATGCAGCTTTCGGCCGCGCCGCCCAGTTTACCGCCGGACAGTTTGTCGAGCTTTCGTTACCCGACGGTGCTGCGAAGCGCTCCTATTCTCTCGCCAATACGCCCAACTGGGACGGGACGCTCGAGTTTTATATCCGACTTCAGCCAAACGGCGCCTTCTCAAGCTATTTGAAGGACAGAGCTGCGCTTGGCGATACTCTGCTTGTCCGCGGGCCGCAGGGCCAGTTTACCGCTGATGAAGCGAGCGCAGCGGAACGCTGGTTTGTCGCGGGCGGCACCGGCCTTGCTCCGGCGCTCTCCATGCTCCGTCAAATGGCGGAGTTCGGTGATGGACGCGGCTGCCGTCTGTTCTTTGGCGTTAACCGGGTCGACGAGCTTTTCGCTTTGGATGTCATCGAAGACCTCAAAAAAGCGCTGCCCCAGCTAATCGTCACCACATGCGTCTGGAAACCTGAGGCGCAGTGGGAGGGTTTTGTGGGCACGCCCGCCCAGGCGCTCACCCACGCGCTTACGGGAGTAGCAGAACTGCCGGATATCTATGTTTGCGGTCCGCCGCCGCTTATCGCGGCGACTGAGAGCGCTGCCTTGGCGGCTAACGTCGCTCACACGCGTATCTTCAGCGAGAGGTTCACCCCCGCCTGA
- a CDS encoding MEDS domain-containing protein: MNDLSTQDAVQELPRKTGLSAVGDAPWGTHFCLLYDTAPELLETVAPYLAHGLAANEFCVWITSESLRAVEAEAALRELVPELDGYLASGQIEIVDFDDWYGERFDPDRALEKVAGKLVTALDRGFDGMRVTASTFSLARDDWADFVRYEAAIDRIVGSKRILALCTYPLEKWSMSEIFDVIATHDFALTKEGDGWKASKSFSRQRIEQGLRESEARLRATIGGVCDGIITTDASGNILSVNPAVTRMFGYAPYDLIGENVGVLSPQQSRFVPLGDCPQDAGQGAGAVVHETQGRRKDGLVFPLECAVTETVDRDQRLFVIVVRDLTERVETEARMRKLRADRLDAMGGMAAALSHEINQPLTAIAAYLSAAQRLLGRSLFKPLNVADALNKASEQVARAGAVVSGMRAFAIRGEPDVSLQSMHELVRDAYDAVSAGGLTGVEASFRVDALDDRVLADKIQIQQVLVNLVRNAIEAMREAPERKLTLSISTTDAGMVRTDVCDTGPGLPAQIQETLFEPFKTTKATGMGVGLSISRSIIEAHHGRLWAEANPEGGAVFSFTLPLADAKGAA, translated from the coding sequence ATGAATGACCTTTCGACTCAGGATGCAGTTCAAGAACTGCCGCGGAAGACCGGGCTCAGCGCAGTAGGCGATGCGCCATGGGGCACGCATTTCTGCCTGCTATACGACACCGCCCCCGAGCTTCTGGAGACAGTCGCGCCTTATCTCGCGCACGGGCTGGCGGCAAATGAATTTTGCGTGTGGATCACGTCAGAATCGTTGAGAGCGGTCGAGGCGGAGGCCGCCTTGCGCGAGCTTGTGCCAGAACTTGATGGATATTTGGCCAGCGGCCAGATTGAGATCGTCGACTTTGACGATTGGTACGGCGAACGATTTGACCCTGACCGCGCCTTGGAAAAAGTGGCGGGCAAGTTGGTTACAGCGCTCGATCGCGGGTTTGACGGCATGCGCGTCACTGCGAGCACCTTCTCGCTTGCGCGCGACGATTGGGCGGACTTCGTCCGCTACGAGGCCGCCATAGACCGCATCGTCGGCTCGAAACGCATCCTCGCCCTTTGCACCTACCCGCTCGAGAAGTGGAGCATGAGCGAGATTTTCGACGTCATCGCCACCCATGACTTCGCTCTCACCAAGGAGGGCGACGGCTGGAAGGCGTCGAAAAGCTTTTCTCGGCAGCGGATCGAGCAGGGGCTGCGAGAGAGCGAGGCGCGGCTGCGCGCCACGATCGGAGGCGTCTGCGACGGCATCATCACGACGGATGCTTCGGGAAACATCCTCTCCGTAAATCCAGCTGTGACGCGAATGTTTGGTTACGCGCCCTACGATCTCATTGGCGAGAACGTCGGCGTTCTGTCTCCCCAACAAAGCCGTTTCGTCCCCCTGGGCGATTGTCCGCAGGACGCGGGTCAAGGCGCCGGCGCGGTGGTCCACGAGACTCAGGGGCGCCGGAAGGACGGCCTCGTGTTCCCGCTCGAGTGCGCCGTCACGGAAACTGTTGACCGCGATCAGCGCCTCTTCGTGATCGTCGTGCGCGACTTGACCGAGAGGGTGGAAACCGAGGCCCGAATGCGGAAGCTGCGGGCCGATCGGTTGGATGCGATGGGAGGGATGGCGGCGGCTCTGTCGCATGAGATCAACCAGCCGCTGACCGCAATCGCAGCTTATCTCAGCGCTGCTCAGAGGCTTCTTGGACGATCGCTTTTCAAGCCCCTCAACGTCGCGGACGCCTTGAATAAGGCCTCCGAGCAAGTGGCGCGCGCGGGAGCGGTTGTCAGCGGCATGAGGGCTTTCGCAATTCGTGGCGAACCGGACGTAAGCCTTCAAAGCATGCACGAACTGGTTAGAGACGCTTATGATGCGGTTTCGGCAGGGGGGCTTACCGGCGTCGAAGCCAGCTTCCGTGTGGACGCCCTCGACGACCGCGTGCTTGCCGACAAGATTCAGATCCAACAGGTTCTCGTCAATCTGGTTCGCAATGCGATCGAGGCGATGCGGGAAGCCCCGGAGCGCAAGCTCACTCTGTCGATATCAACGACGGATGCAGGCATGGTCCGAACAGACGTGTGCGACACAGGACCCGGGTTGCCGGCGCAAATCCAAGAAACGTTGTTCGAACCCTTCAAAACGACAAAGGCAACCGGAATGGGCGTTGGACTGTCGATTTCCCGATCGATCATCGAAGCGCACCACGGCCGCTTATGGGCGGAGGCGAATCCGGAAGGCGGAGCGGTCTTTAGCTTCACTCTGCCTCTGGCAGACGCCAAAGGCGCGGCTTGA
- a CDS encoding cystathionine gamma-synthase family protein, with translation MDPVRYHKTKIGQRALEPETLMLGYGYDPALSEGSVKPPVFLTSTFVFQTAEQGRDFFDYMAGRQTAPPERQPGLVYSRFNHPNLEIVEDRLAIHENAESALVFASGMAAITTAILAYAQPGEVILHSRPLYGGTEVLISRTLAPFGIKGVGFTDGMNEQNIRAAAEQAGRNARIAMIFIETPSNPMNSLVDISLVRAISEDIARRQGSRPLVCCDNTLLGPVFQSPLRHGADMSLYSLTKYVGGHSDLIGGAIVGSSMELKPIRAMRSAIGTQLDPHSCWMLTRSLETLSLRMERAASNAVVVAKFLSKHPKVERVHFPALLPADHPTRLLMERQSVSGGSTFSFEIAGGQAEAFAFLNRLELFKLAVSLGGTESLICHPATTVHSGLTAEGRKEIGITPSLIRVSIGIEHVDDLIADLDQAFSMSA, from the coding sequence ATGGATCCGGTTCGCTACCACAAGACGAAAATTGGCCAGCGCGCGCTGGAACCAGAGACGTTGATGCTCGGCTACGGCTATGATCCTGCTCTCTCGGAGGGATCTGTCAAGCCACCCGTATTTCTAACGTCCACCTTCGTTTTCCAAACAGCGGAGCAGGGGCGCGACTTTTTTGACTATATGGCCGGGCGACAAACGGCTCCGCCCGAGAGGCAACCCGGCCTCGTCTACTCTCGCTTCAACCATCCGAACTTAGAAATCGTTGAGGATCGGCTGGCAATTCATGAAAACGCCGAGAGCGCTCTCGTCTTCGCCTCAGGCATGGCGGCAATCACCACTGCGATCCTTGCTTACGCACAGCCCGGAGAGGTCATTCTGCATAGCCGTCCACTCTATGGCGGAACCGAGGTTCTCATCAGCAGAACCCTCGCTCCTTTCGGAATCAAGGGAGTTGGATTTACAGACGGAATGAACGAGCAAAACATTCGGGCCGCCGCCGAACAAGCCGGCCGCAATGCGCGGATCGCTATGATCTTCATCGAGACGCCGTCGAACCCGATGAACAGCCTTGTGGATATATCTCTTGTGCGCGCCATTTCGGAGGACATCGCGCGTCGCCAGGGATCCCGCCCCCTGGTCTGCTGCGACAACACTCTGCTGGGCCCTGTTTTTCAGTCACCCCTTCGACATGGCGCAGATATGTCACTTTATTCGCTCACGAAATATGTCGGGGGCCATAGCGACCTCATTGGCGGAGCAATTGTCGGCTCGTCGATGGAGCTGAAGCCAATTCGGGCTATGCGCAGCGCGATCGGCACGCAACTCGATCCACATTCCTGCTGGATGCTGACGCGCTCGCTGGAAACTCTGTCCCTGCGAATGGAGCGGGCGGCAAGCAATGCCGTCGTTGTCGCTAAGTTTCTTTCCAAACACCCAAAAGTCGAGCGCGTCCATTTTCCTGCGTTGCTGCCAGCCGATCACCCGACTCGGCTTCTGATGGAGCGCCAATCAGTTTCGGGCGGTTCGACCTTCTCGTTCGAAATCGCGGGCGGACAGGCTGAGGCTTTCGCCTTCCTGAATCGACTCGAGCTCTTCAAGCTGGCTGTCAGCCTCGGGGGAACTGAATCCTTAATCTGTCACCCTGCGACGACCGTTCATTCTGGGCTCACAGCGGAGGGGCGCAAAGAAATCGGCATAACGCCTTCATTGATCCGCGTGTCGATCGGAATTGAGCACGTTGACGATCTAATCGCGGACCTTGACCAAGCCTTTTCTATGAGCGCGTAG
- a CDS encoding NfeD family protein codes for MTHDDPKGESRTPQKERDKYGGVVDFDIDLTPSVFICAAAGAVLGFILAWWGTGEIPIIAASVVVFAVLSGIFGFFVPWYKPR; via the coding sequence ATGACGCACGACGACCCAAAGGGAGAGTCCCGCACACCTCAAAAAGAGCGAGACAAATATGGCGGCGTGGTCGATTTTGACATTGACCTGACCCCCAGCGTGTTCATCTGTGCTGCGGCGGGCGCAGTTCTCGGATTCATCCTCGCCTGGTGGGGAACCGGCGAAATCCCAATAATTGCAGCGTCAGTCGTCGTCTTCGCGGTGCTCTCGGGCATTTTTGGCTTCTTTGTCCCTTGGTATAAGCCTCGGTGA
- a CDS encoding efflux RND transporter permease subunit, translating to MNLVSFALRRPITVVVLVVATVLMGVFATLRMPRDIFPNLGIPVLYVAQPYGGMDPAQMEGYLVNYYEYHFLYITGIEHVESKSIQGVGLIKLQFQPGTDMAGAMAETVAYVNRARAFMPRGTVPPFVMRFDAGSVPVGDLVFSDESGKLSLKELQDAALFRVRPLFATLPGVSAPPPFGGSPRAIVISVDPERLTGYNMSPDEIVQAIVKGNAISPSGNVRFGSQMPMVPVDTVATDASRFGDIAIRSDGTRTIYVRDIGTVADSSDIEFGYALVNGRHTVFIPVTKRADASTLSVVSLVKENIPKFQAVLPPGAKVSYEFDQSPFVNRAISGLTQEGGVGAVLTGFMVLLFLRDWRSALVVVVNIPLSILAATVALWASGQTINLMTLGGLALAVGILVDEATVAIENIHAHMARGSPLANAAYDGTTETITPRFLAMLSILAVFISAFFMKGAARSLFVPLALAVGFAMVASFILSSTLVPVLTIWLLRGHGSAHDGGPSRFGRFRDRYREFLVRVVRRRGVVLASYLIIAGLVTAVAGGALSRAIFPVVDAGQLAFRMSAPAGTRIEETEKLAGKTIEIIRSEVGSENVGLTLGFVGVQNAAYPINTIYLWTSGPQEAVLQLQLSRESRINVAELVERLRARLSQELPDVRFSFEPSDIVSRVMSFGAPTPIEVAINSPDFSKTREFAQKIEKELRQVQSLRDLQFGQQLDYPAVKVEIDRRVAGTLGVTADQIGRSLTEATSSSRFTVPNFWADPKSGVGYQVQVQVPPRRMDSLEQIKNIPVARNNEMQIDLRAVADVTKGTVLGEYDRYNMQRMLTLQANIIGEDLGGIARQVSAAIAKAGDPPKGVTVTVRGQVTPMEEMFGGLALGFGVSVVAIFLLLAANFESFRLALAVVLMIPAVMAGVAVALWLTRTSLNIESLIGSIMAIGVAVANAILLVSFAERDRVGGAQAHQAAVSGATGRLRPILMTSCAMIAGMLPMAIGIGEGGSQTAPLGRAVIGGLMGATVATLIILPAIFALLQGKSTRKSPSLLRASLDHADARG from the coding sequence ATGAACTTGGTCTCCTTCGCGCTTCGTCGACCGATCACCGTTGTGGTTTTGGTTGTCGCCACGGTTTTGATGGGCGTCTTCGCGACGCTGCGGATGCCGCGCGATATTTTTCCAAACCTCGGAATCCCCGTTCTCTACGTCGCCCAGCCTTATGGCGGGATGGATCCGGCGCAGATGGAAGGGTATCTGGTCAATTATTACGAATATCATTTTCTTTACATTACCGGCATAGAACACGTTGAGTCGAAGTCGATACAGGGCGTCGGGCTTATCAAGCTTCAATTTCAGCCCGGCACGGACATGGCCGGCGCGATGGCCGAGACGGTGGCCTATGTCAATCGAGCCCGCGCCTTCATGCCGCGCGGCACGGTTCCGCCATTCGTCATGCGCTTCGACGCCGGCAGCGTCCCGGTCGGCGATCTCGTCTTTTCGGACGAAAGCGGCAAGCTGAGTCTCAAGGAGCTACAAGACGCCGCCCTTTTTAGGGTCCGTCCATTGTTCGCGACCTTGCCCGGCGTTTCGGCGCCACCGCCATTTGGCGGCAGCCCCCGCGCCATCGTCATCAGCGTCGATCCAGAACGGCTGACGGGCTACAATATGAGCCCCGACGAGATCGTCCAAGCAATCGTTAAGGGCAACGCTATCAGCCCTTCCGGCAACGTTCGCTTTGGCTCCCAAATGCCAATGGTCCCGGTCGACACTGTCGCGACGGACGCCTCCCGGTTTGGAGATATCGCCATTCGCTCCGACGGGACCCGGACCATCTACGTTCGCGATATTGGAACCGTGGCCGACTCTTCGGATATCGAATTTGGGTACGCCCTTGTTAACGGCCGGCACACGGTCTTCATCCCCGTTACGAAGCGCGCGGACGCCTCGACGCTAAGCGTCGTGAGCCTCGTAAAAGAAAATATCCCGAAGTTTCAGGCGGTGCTGCCGCCTGGCGCGAAGGTCAGCTATGAGTTCGACCAGTCGCCTTTTGTCAATCGCGCGATAAGCGGCCTCACGCAAGAAGGCGGCGTCGGCGCCGTGCTTACCGGGTTCATGGTCTTGCTTTTCCTGCGCGACTGGCGAAGCGCGCTCGTCGTCGTGGTGAACATCCCTTTGTCAATCTTGGCGGCGACGGTTGCGCTTTGGGCGTCCGGGCAAACGATCAATTTGATGACGCTTGGCGGGCTGGCGTTGGCGGTCGGCATATTGGTGGACGAAGCGACCGTCGCCATTGAAAATATTCATGCGCACATGGCCCGCGGCTCGCCGCTTGCCAATGCCGCTTACGATGGCACGACCGAAACGATTACTCCTCGCTTTCTTGCCATGCTTTCAATCCTTGCGGTGTTTATCTCGGCCTTCTTCATGAAAGGCGCCGCGCGCAGTCTCTTCGTGCCGCTGGCGCTCGCGGTCGGCTTTGCGATGGTTGCGTCTTTCATACTCTCTTCCACGCTCGTCCCGGTGCTTACCATTTGGTTGCTGAGAGGCCATGGCAGCGCTCATGACGGCGGTCCCTCGCGCTTTGGTCGGTTCCGAGACCGCTACCGCGAATTTCTCGTTAGGGTCGTGCGGCGACGAGGCGTGGTGCTCGCTTCCTATCTGATTATCGCCGGCTTGGTTACCGCCGTTGCCGGCGGCGCGCTCAGCCGGGCGATTTTCCCGGTCGTAGACGCCGGTCAACTGGCGTTTCGGATGAGCGCCCCCGCAGGCACGCGCATCGAGGAGACGGAGAAGCTCGCCGGCAAGACAATCGAGATTATCCGCAGCGAGGTCGGGTCTGAAAATGTGGGTCTTACGCTCGGCTTCGTGGGCGTGCAAAATGCAGCCTATCCAATCAACACGATCTATCTCTGGACAAGCGGACCGCAGGAAGCCGTCTTGCAATTGCAGCTCAGTCGAGAATCCCGGATCAATGTCGCGGAGCTGGTCGAACGGCTTAGAGCGAGGCTCTCTCAAGAGCTTCCCGATGTGCGCTTCAGCTTCGAGCCAAGCGACATCGTCAGCAGGGTCATGAGCTTCGGGGCGCCGACGCCGATCGAAGTGGCCATCAACAGCCCCGACTTCTCGAAGACCCGGGAATTCGCGCAGAAAATCGAGAAGGAGCTGAGACAAGTTCAGAGCCTTCGTGATTTGCAATTCGGACAGCAGCTCGACTACCCGGCCGTAAAGGTTGAGATTGACCGCCGCGTCGCGGGAACCCTCGGCGTTACAGCCGATCAGATCGGCAGGTCGCTTACCGAAGCCACCTCGTCGAGCCGTTTCACGGTTCCCAATTTCTGGGCGGATCCCAAGAGCGGCGTTGGCTACCAAGTGCAAGTGCAAGTACCGCCACGACGCATGGATTCGTTGGAGCAAATCAAGAACATACCTGTCGCTCGAAACAATGAGATGCAGATTGACCTGCGCGCCGTCGCTGATGTGACCAAAGGGACGGTGCTTGGTGAATATGACCGCTACAACATGCAGCGCATGCTGACGCTCCAGGCGAACATCATCGGCGAGGACCTTGGCGGCATCGCCCGTCAAGTCTCCGCGGCTATCGCCAAAGCTGGCGACCCTCCCAAAGGCGTAACGGTGACAGTTCGAGGACAGGTTACGCCAATGGAAGAGATGTTCGGCGGCTTGGCGCTTGGCTTTGGCGTTTCGGTAGTGGCCATCTTTCTACTCTTGGCGGCGAATTTCGAATCCTTCCGCTTGGCGCTTGCGGTGGTGCTCATGATTCCCGCGGTCATGGCGGGCGTGGCCGTTGCTTTGTGGCTTACAAGAACCTCGCTAAACATCGAATCGCTGATCGGTTCGATCATGGCGATCGGCGTCGCGGTGGCGAATGCTATTCTCCTCGTCAGTTTCGCGGAGCGTGATCGCGTTGGCGGCGCTCAGGCACACCAAGCTGCTGTCTCGGGGGCGACTGGCCGGCTGCGTCCGATCCTGATGACCAGTTGCGCCATGATTGCCGGCATGCTTCCGATGGCGATCGGGATCGGCGAAGGCGGGTCGCAGACTGCACCTCTAGGCCGCGCGGTGATAGGAGGCCTGATGGGGGCGACGGTTGCGACGCTGATCATCCTGCCAGCGATTTTTGCGCTTCTTCAGGGGAAAAGCACACGAAAAAGCCCGTCGCTATTGCGTGCCAGTCTGGATCACGCGGATGCTCGCGGCTAA
- a CDS encoding efflux RND transporter periplasmic adaptor subunit codes for MLAANPFQAPWLRNVKVMLVSRVDWWRAARRLGLKAIGLAVVSAPLAAYGADPFATVVLPATIQAYFVTDLYAKDSGFVSQVNNDLGDHVKKGAVLAVISDPELQAQFQKAQAAVQQTESALEVAKRQLVGLQADLALQQVTLKRQRELFAGRAATAQSLDEARAKEGVASAAAETGKAKVKLAEADVTAAEAELERLSALLQYDNITAPFDCVVTRRLVNPGDLVQAATATRTSPLFTCQEIDVVRIFADAPESAAAVIRPGLPVEIRLSGPSAQPVRSRVTRIANALDAATRTMRIEIDVPNPDGKLLPGMYGQVTLTPQPQQAEP; via the coding sequence ATGCTCGCGGCTAATCCTTTTCAAGCGCCATGGCTGCGGAATGTTAAGGTTATGCTTGTTTCAAGGGTCGATTGGTGGCGAGCGGCCAGGCGACTGGGGCTAAAGGCGATCGGCCTTGCGGTTGTTTCGGCGCCTCTGGCTGCGTACGGCGCCGATCCATTCGCAACGGTTGTGTTGCCGGCCACCATTCAAGCGTACTTCGTCACCGATCTCTATGCCAAGGATTCAGGCTTTGTATCGCAGGTGAACAATGACCTCGGCGACCACGTCAAAAAGGGAGCGGTGCTGGCCGTCATCAGCGACCCGGAGCTTCAGGCGCAATTTCAAAAGGCGCAAGCGGCGGTTCAGCAAACCGAGTCCGCCCTCGAGGTCGCGAAACGACAACTGGTTGGCTTGCAGGCTGATCTCGCCTTGCAGCAGGTGACGCTCAAGCGACAGCGTGAATTGTTTGCGGGGCGAGCCGCGACCGCGCAATCGCTCGATGAGGCGCGGGCAAAAGAGGGCGTCGCGAGCGCAGCCGCGGAAACCGGAAAGGCCAAAGTCAAACTGGCTGAGGCCGATGTGACCGCCGCCGAGGCAGAGCTTGAAAGACTCAGCGCCTTGTTACAGTACGACAATATTACAGCACCGTTCGATTGTGTGGTGACTCGCCGCCTCGTAAACCCTGGCGACCTCGTGCAGGCGGCAACGGCGACCCGGACGTCGCCGCTTTTCACCTGCCAAGAGATCGACGTTGTTCGCATCTTTGCCGACGCCCCGGAGTCGGCCGCTGCGGTTATTCGACCAGGACTGCCGGTCGAGATCAGGCTGTCCGGTCCTTCCGCGCAACCCGTTCGCAGCCGCGTCACGCGCATCGCCAACGCGCTCGATGCTGCAACCCGCACCATGCGGATTGAGATAGACGTGCCCAACCCTGATGGGAAATTGTTGCCAGGCATGTACGGCCAAGTAACGCTGACTCCCCAACCCCAGCAGGCGGAGCCATAA
- a CDS encoding TolC family protein has protein sequence MSPEKGRSPRNGFVWSPPTAFLVLGLGGCLGMSQGDKAELLRPSVSPAAQPSASLKVDASHIQPMYERRLLAIDLPTVIRITLARNIDIQEAQQRVEASRGELDASIGMIFPSISPQITTLGIQGALSNVTNLALASFSHTFPAVVVQWVINPGQVAYNVIASNRRLEASEQQDQAVVLETTRLAAIQYYELVLAQARVAVAQRAMREAEELLRIQRLRVKAGAGLPADQLRAEATLAGRKQDLLIALNGFYNASVALTATLQLDPTIMLAPKAGAMVQTALVREDLPIDDMLAIAVQYRPDLEAVRSLLAAADADKGATVWGGLGPQITASRTFAPPPPAVGYPPAGAILTKDTMYRQQKYQATAGFNWSLATFGRIRTAAAHVNMASLDLDRQLEQVQTSVVAAHQASILAKKAVPIAQQQVKAAEEALRLTQQNILAGTGLLIDVLQAQDAADQARLRNATAVVQYNQAQINLLGAMGLLGVENIQPRAPEPAGNHLASKSRR, from the coding sequence ATGTCGCCTGAGAAGGGGCGAAGCCCACGAAATGGCTTCGTTTGGAGCCCGCCAACAGCGTTTCTGGTGCTTGGTCTGGGTGGTTGTTTGGGTATGTCGCAAGGCGACAAAGCCGAGTTGCTCCGCCCTTCCGTTAGCCCCGCCGCCCAACCCTCAGCCTCTCTAAAGGTCGACGCCTCTCATATCCAACCGATGTATGAGCGCCGGCTGCTGGCGATTGATCTTCCGACAGTCATCCGGATCACCCTCGCTCGCAATATCGATATCCAGGAAGCGCAGCAGCGCGTCGAGGCGTCACGCGGTGAGTTAGACGCCAGCATCGGCATGATTTTTCCTTCGATTTCGCCGCAAATTACGACGCTGGGCATCCAAGGCGCTCTATCGAACGTGACAAACCTGGCGCTGGCGAGCTTTTCTCATACGTTTCCGGCGGTCGTCGTTCAGTGGGTCATAAACCCCGGGCAGGTCGCGTATAATGTCATCGCGTCAAATCGGCGGCTTGAAGCCTCAGAGCAGCAAGACCAAGCGGTCGTGCTGGAAACAACCCGTTTGGCTGCAATTCAATACTACGAGCTCGTATTGGCCCAAGCGCGCGTCGCCGTGGCTCAGCGGGCCATGCGCGAGGCCGAAGAGCTGCTCCGCATTCAGCGCCTGAGAGTCAAAGCTGGCGCTGGATTGCCCGCTGACCAATTGCGCGCCGAGGCGACACTTGCCGGGCGAAAGCAGGACCTGCTGATTGCATTGAATGGCTTCTACAATGCGTCCGTCGCCCTGACAGCAACGCTCCAACTCGACCCCACAATCATGTTGGCGCCGAAAGCGGGCGCTATGGTGCAAACGGCGTTGGTCCGGGAAGACCTGCCGATCGACGACATGCTCGCCATCGCCGTCCAATACCGACCAGATCTAGAAGCGGTTCGCTCTCTCCTCGCAGCCGCCGATGCGGATAAAGGCGCGACCGTTTGGGGTGGATTAGGACCCCAGATCACAGCCTCGCGCACCTTCGCACCACCCCCGCCGGCGGTCGGTTATCCCCCTGCGGGAGCCATCCTGACCAAGGATACGATGTACCGGCAGCAGAAATATCAGGCGACCGCAGGGTTCAATTGGAGCCTCGCGACTTTCGGCAGAATTCGAACGGCGGCTGCTCACGTTAATATGGCCTCTCTCGATCTGGATCGACAACTGGAGCAGGTGCAGACATCCGTAGTTGCGGCCCATCAGGCGAGCATCCTCGCCAAGAAGGCCGTGCCGATCGCCCAGCAGCAGGTAAAGGCGGCAGAAGAGGCGCTGCGACTGACGCAGCAAAATATCTTGGCCGGCACAGGCCTTCTGATCGACGTGCTTCAGGCCCAAGACGCCGCCGACCAAGCGCGCCTGAGAAACGCAACGGCGGTGGTCCAGTACAATCAGGCGCAGATCAATTTGCTCGGCGCCATGGGGCTCCTTGGCGTGGAGAACATACAGCCTCGGGCCCCTGAGCCCGCGGGCAATCATCTTGCCAGCAAAAGTCGACGCTGA
- a CDS encoding chromate resistance protein ChrB domain-containing protein — MSSINSISPDKLARLIGVPHCPALIDVRADQDYKADPRFLPGALRRHAESVADWAPEFVGQAVIVIDRTGGHASEGVAAWLRHAGAASADILTGGHEAWAKANGPLIQAAKLPQRDALGRTVWVTRSRPKVDRIACPWLIRRFVDPTAVFLFVAPAEVTAVAERFGGAPFDMEGVFWSHRGERCTFDTMLEEWGLAIEPLQRLAVIVRGADTARLNLAPEAAGLLAASLGLSRMYADDLEQLEAGMALYDAFYRWCRDATDEPHTWPVTKSGRAP; from the coding sequence ATGTCGTCAATCAACTCGATCTCCCCCGACAAGCTTGCGCGTCTCATCGGCGTCCCGCATTGTCCTGCCCTCATCGACGTGCGGGCGGATCAGGACTACAAGGCCGATCCTCGCTTCCTCCCGGGCGCATTACGTCGCCATGCCGAATCCGTCGCAGACTGGGCCCCGGAATTCGTGGGGCAAGCAGTCATTGTCATTGATCGGACGGGCGGGCACGCCAGCGAAGGCGTCGCCGCCTGGTTGCGCCATGCCGGCGCCGCCTCCGCTGACATCCTGACTGGCGGGCATGAGGCCTGGGCCAAGGCCAACGGCCCGCTCATCCAAGCGGCAAAGCTGCCTCAGCGGGACGCTCTTGGGCGAACGGTCTGGGTTACGCGCTCCCGTCCGAAAGTCGATCGCATTGCCTGCCCCTGGCTCATCCGCCGTTTCGTCGACCCAACCGCCGTCTTTCTATTCGTGGCGCCGGCGGAGGTGACAGCCGTCGCCGAGCGTTTCGGCGGCGCCCCCTTCGATATGGAGGGCGTGTTTTGGAGCCATAGGGGCGAGCGTTGCACGTTCGACACCATGCTCGAGGAATGGGGGTTGGCGATAGAGCCTCTGCAGCGATTGGCTGTCATCGTGCGCGGCGCGGATACGGCCCGTCTTAATCTCGCCCCAGAGGCGGCAGGGCTGCTGGCGGCGTCGCTCGGCCTCTCCCGCATGTATGCGGACGATCTTGAGCAGCTCGAAGCCGGGATGGCCCTTTACGACGCCTTTTATCGTTGGTGCAGAGACGCAACGGACGAACCCCACACTTGGCCTGTAACCAAGTCAGGGAGAGCCCCGTGA